In the Sandaracinaceae bacterium genome, GGCAAGGTGGCGCGCAGCAGACCACGACCACCGGCGGCGGTCAGGCGGTCGCCACCACGGGCGTCGTCGCGAGCGGCAGCCCGCGCGAGCAGCTCGACCAGCTCGACGGCGTGCTGCGGCAGCAGGGGTACGCCCCCACCGGGCCCGCCGTGCATGGCAACTTGCAGACCAACGGGCTGATCGCGTACGCCGTCGATGCGGAGCCGAACGCCTGCTACACGCTGACCGTCATCGGCGAGGGGCAGGGTCAGAACATCGACATGATCGTGCTCGACCCCTACGGGCGCCCCGCCGCGCACAACGTGCGACCGGACAACCACCCGTGGGTGAGCTTCTGCGCGAACGCCGCCGGTCGCTTCATCGCGCGCGTGCAGATGGCGTCGGGATCGGGCGGCTACTTCTTCGCGCCGTACGCGGGGCCGGCCAACCGGCGCATGGAGCTGTCGGCGTTCTTCGGAGAGCGCGCCGAGAGCGGCCCGCAGATGGCGCAGATGGACGCGCAGACCCAGCAGCGCCTGCAGGGGCTCGACCAGCAGATGCAACAGAACGGCTTCAGCCGGGTGGGTGAGCCCGCGGGCCTCGTGCTCCAGAACCAGGACCCGCGCGACTTCCAGCTCAACCTGCAGCAGGGCACCTGCTACGCCTTCGCCAGCCTCGGCGGGCCGGGCGCGGTCGACACCGACGTGTTCCTCAACGACGCGTCCGGCAACCGCCTCCAGGCCGACACGCGCCGCGACCGCGACGCGGTCATTCAGTACTGCGCGCCGGCGACGGGGAGCTACTCGCTGCAGGTCCGCATGTACCAGGGGCAGGGCCCGCTCTTCACCGTCGGCTACGTGCAGGGCCAGCAGCAGCAGACGGCGCAGGTCATGGAGTCGACCTCCACCGCGGGCGCGAGCCTGCAAGAGAACTTCGCGCTCCTCGACGCGGACATGCGCGCGCGCGGCTACGAGAGCTACGGACAGCAGAGCACGGGCGAGCTCTCGGAGGGCGGCGACCGGAGCTTCGAGATCCAGCTCGAGGGCGGCCGCTGCTACGCCATTCTCGCGGTCGGCGACGCGGCGGTGCGGGACATGGACCTGCGCCTGCTCGACGGCTCGGGTCGCGAGGTGGACCGCGACACCGCGGCCGACTCCCGCCCCACCGTGCGGGTCTGCCCCGAGTCGAGCGGCCTGTACTACATGCAGGTCGTCATGGCGGGCGGGGCCGGGCAGTACGTCTACGCGCCCTACCGCTGGCCGCGGGGCACGCGCGGGCCGTTCGGGCTCGAGGGCGTGGAGTGGGTGCGCCTCAGCGAGGTCACCGCGCTGCTCGGCGTCGAGGGCTACGCGCCGGACGCCGGCTTCACGCCGGGCAACGGCCGCCTCCGGAGCCAGGGTCAGAGCGCGCAGCACAACGTCGATCTGGCCGCGGGCCAGTGCTACGCGGTCGTCGTCGTCGGCGGCCAGGGCGTCAACGACCTCGACGTCGCGGTCTCGCAGGGGAACACGGAGCTCGCGAGCGACTACGGCAGCGCCAACGCCTTCCCCTCCGTGCGCCACTGCGCGCAGCGGGACGGACGCCACACCATCCGCATCACCGCGGCGAGCGGCGCGGGGGACTACCACTACCAGATCTTCAGCCGCTCCGACGACTGAGCCCCCGTCCGCCCGCTCCGTCAGTCCAGGCGGTCGGAGCGGTCGTGGCCCTGGGCGTGACCGAGGTTGCGCGTGCCGTGGTCGCCGTCGGGGCAACAGTCCCAGCACCCGATGTCGACGCAGAGCCCCGTCGACAGGCAACACACCTCGTCGGCCCCGCAGCGCTCTTCGCAGCCGTCGTGGCAGTCGAAGCGCTCCGGCGTGACGCCGATCGGCTCGGGGTCGGGGAGCGCGATGCGGGGGGTGCCCGCGTCGCGGCTCGGTAGGCTGGCGTCTCCGACCTCGAACCCGCGGCGATCGAGCTGATCGTCCCTCGGCGGTTGCACGCCGAGCTCGCAGCCCGCCGCGCACGTCAGGGTCATGCTCACCAGGGCCAGGGCCCAGAGCGCCGTGTTCCGCATCGTACCTCCGCTGGGCCTGGCTCATTGCAAGAGCGCCGCCAGTCACGACGACAGGCCGAGCGTGCGTCGCATCTCGGTGTTTTGCCCCGCCGTGGCCATGCGCCTCGCACGATCTGCGTCAGCGCGATGACGATCGGACAGACGCGCCGCGGCCGGCGCGGGCTCAGCCGCCGGCGCGGCCGGGGAGGCGGATCTCGAAGACCGTGCCGCCGCCCTCGTTCTCGCGGACGGCGATGGTGCCGCCGTGCTGCTGGACGATGTTGCGCACGATGGAGAGGCCGAGCCCCGTGCCCTTGCCCTCCCCCTTGGTGCTGAAGAACGGCTCGAAGATCTTCTCGCGCTGCGGCGCGGGGATGCCGCAGCCGTTGTCCCCGATCGTGACGCGGAGGTGGTCGTCGTCGTCGACGTGCGTCCCGAGGATGATGCGACCGCCCTCGACGGGCAGCGCGTGACAGGCGTTCGTGATCAGGTTGATGAAGACCTGGTGGAGCTGCCCCTTGACCGCGTAGACGCTGCCGTCCTCGTCGCCGTAGCGCTTGTCGATGTCGGCGCTGACCTCTCCCACGACGTGCTCGCAGAAGAGCAGCGACTGCTCGAGGATGTCGCGGATGCGCACGAACGCGGGCTCCTCCGTGGAGGGGCGCGCGTAGGTGACCAGATCGCGGGTGAACTTGAGGATCCGGTCGGCGCTCTCGACGATGCGCCGCAGCTTCTCGAGGTCGGCCGACTCGTAGCCGGCGCGCTCGCCCTTCCGGAGCAGGTACTCGCCGTAGACCGAGATGCTCGTCAGCGGGTTGTTCAGCTCGTGCACCACGCCCGCCGCGAGCTGGCCCAGCGTCGCGAGCTTCTCGGCCTGGATGATCTGCTCCTCGAGCTCCCGCAGCTCCGTCAGGTCGCGCCCGATCGCGATGACGCCCTCGATCTCACCGTCCGCGGCCAGGATGGACGCCGTGTTGATGACGATGCGCGAGTGCCCACCCGTCGCGCGCGGGATGCGGACCTCGAAGTTGCTCGTCGGCTCACCCCGGAGCGCGCGGATGAACACGGGCAGGATCCGTCCGCGCTCGGTCTCCGGGAGGAGCTGCAAGAAGTCGCGCCCGAGGAGCTCCTCGCGGCTCGCGTTGCTGAGGGCGAGGAACGCGCGGTTGACGACCCGGAGCTCCCGATCCTTGCCGATGACGACGATCGGCGCGTTGGCGTGGTCGAGGAGCTTGCCGAGATTGTCCCGCAGGTAGTTCGACTCGCGGAGCAGGCGCGCGTTGCGCAGGCTCGCGCCGAGCTGCACGGCGAGAGGGACGATGAGCGATCGATCGAAGCGCGGCTCGGTGAGATCGGGCTCGTACTCGACGCTGAGCACGCCCGCGAACGTCCCGCCCGTGATGAGCGGGATGTCGAAGCCCGCGCCCGGCTGCTCG is a window encoding:
- a CDS encoding ATP-binding protein: MSEGSANKGSASEAEGDAPDRSGITHTDPEQTAEMFVGRRSHVTPRPSVGPGSETGKRERFEVMAAKRAALAVRGRLEPPASDEMLFNVLELNRTVSVEMQDEAIVHGYVEALRGLFPRRRFAVRLLAPEDPELALVYATGKLDESERDRLMLSEAAIERHELSPRDLEGNIDGISERYHSVFEQPGAGFDIPLITGGTFAGVLSVEYEPDLTEPRFDRSLIVPLAVQLGASLRNARLLRESNYLRDNLGKLLDHANAPIVVIGKDRELRVVNRAFLALSNASREELLGRDFLQLLPETERGRILPVFIRALRGEPTSNFEVRIPRATGGHSRIVINTASILAADGEIEGVIAIGRDLTELRELEEQIIQAEKLATLGQLAAGVVHELNNPLTSISVYGEYLLRKGERAGYESADLEKLRRIVESADRILKFTRDLVTYARPSTEEPAFVRIRDILEQSLLFCEHVVGEVSADIDKRYGDEDGSVYAVKGQLHQVFINLITNACHALPVEGGRIILGTHVDDDDHLRVTIGDNGCGIPAPQREKIFEPFFSTKGEGKGTGLGLSIVRNIVQQHGGTIAVRENEGGGTVFEIRLPGRAGG